In the genome of Harmonia axyridis chromosome 4, icHarAxyr1.1, whole genome shotgun sequence, the window ctcagctgactgtcgattggactccggaatgaattgatggagccatgtttcatccattgtcacatatcgacgcaaaaattcaggtttattgcacttaaacagcttcaaacaccgctcagaatcattaacacgttgttgcttttgatcgattgtgagctcgcgcggcacccattttgcacacagctttctcatgtacaaatattcgtgaatgatatgatgtacacgttcagatgatatcttcacaatatctgctatctggATTTatttcactttacggtaattcaaaattattttgtgaacttttttgattttttcgtcggtgacatcctcttttgggcgtccactgcgtgcgccgtcttcggtgctcatttcaccacgtttaaacttagcataccaatcaatgatggttgattttcttggtgcagaccccggaaactcttcatcaagccaagattttgcttcagctgtatttttcccttcgaaaagcaatattttatcagcacacgaaattctttttcttccatcttttttcaaataacaaaagtagctacactcactacgcaatatctcacaaactaatggtcggactgctgtcaaattttgacacgtatcgtttgaaagttggtactaactaaaaatcatatggaactaatactagcaccgccatatgtgcatcagaccggggacttttcaattggcctaatgtGGGAGAGAAATTTAAACCAGCGTGCAAAAGCTACCGATTCTTTTTTACGTTCTACAATTTTTCCCCGTTTGTTACAGATAGACAGTGAAGATGACAAGTTGGAACTCAAGACGCAAATGGATTTATCCCATACGATCCCATCAGGTACAGATAAGGCCCCAACCACCCTAGAATGGGTGATGCAAGATTTGCCGGACAAATGGAAGAATTGGATAGTGCGCTTCGTTTTCACACTCATAATGATTGTGTTCTTCGGTCTTGTGATATACGGTGGACCTTTGGCGCTGATGATTACTGTGAGTGTCCTTACAAAATACTCCCCAATTCTAGAAAATCAGTTGAATTCAACGTAATAAACGTTTAACCTTAAAATGACGAAATatctttcatttttgataccgtgccgtaagagaggcccaaatctTTTGCGCGCCGAAGAATTGATAAATTGGGGTCTTCTCCAACACTTTCACTTACAGCAGCAACAGTTTCGGTCGGGCATGCATTTTGATGATGTATGAGCCttaagacatcagtaacagatccagtctcttcgaattttttcactgacTTATTAATTGTACGCTCAGATAGACGATTATTGTTACGAATCAATATATGAAAAAGTTGATGATTCATTTATATGTACTTTTATTTTGCTAAGATCTACCAAGATTACAATCTTAAATAGGAAATCAGAacatccgccattttgcaacgaatatgacatttcacaaaaactagtcgactaatttttttttttaaattgataagagataatttctttcatattcttcgtgctagaccacaagtttgtgaacagctcatttttattaatctaaaaatttaacaaactacagggtgttacattcaaaccaattgccgctagacaagtatttttgataatattgttaatttaactaataaagaatgttacgtgttactttatgaacacacacaaaactattgtatttttgtccaccctgtaccaattggaatcaacatgtgatacatttttggaatcagctcaccTAGAGTAATCAGAGATTactgagacaaaatgggggtgttccatttaaaaaaatgacggtgacgtcattaaaAAGTAATtcaaaagtaattcaccctgtatattagattattattttaaaatacggtaaattcaaatcaaaaatcgacgtgcttcaggattatttcttaaaatggtctgtttggctaaaaatgaatttgttccatactttacggacacagtgcatatttatatgaacttttttaaataaaaagagttgttctatccgacgccaaagttattgaactaaaatctggaccaccctgtatgtttTAGGATTATAGGCTGaacattttcataatttttttttctggctcTCTTACAGACATTAGTGGTTCAAGTGAAATGCTTTCAAGAGATTATCAACATTGGATATGCTGTATACAGAATACATGGTCTTCCTTGGTTCCGATCGCTGTCCTGGTATTTTCTGCTCACATCGAATTACTTTTTCTACGGAGAAAATCTAGTCGATTATTTCGGTGTGGCTATTAATAGGACGGTAAGTACACGATAAATTAAGGGTAATGCTATTATCTGCTTAAGTGTATTTCTAGACGGACGCGTCTGAAATTCCCATTTTCTATTGAATCGTATCTATTCGAtgataatttatgtttttttttttcggttctgTTTACCAAGGTTCTATATCTAGCGGATTTATTGCTGAATAACTCATTTTAGCTATTGTGTATGTTCCTATCTGATTCATAatcctattcaaaatattaaagTTGATTTTAATTCAGACCTAGCAGCAGCTCTTACCTTACCGCTCACATTAACgtggaaaataaatttttatattataaaaaTCATGTTTGGATATTTTTAATATCGTATTATCGAAACAGAATAAAGATATGAAGAATGATCCTAGATTTTTTTCATGTATGTTTTTCAATGTAACGTATATTTTTATTctacagggtgtatatgaatagCGAAAAAATtgcgattccttgtcaaaaataggataggtctttcatataaacctttttttttgagcccccccttgcttagttacagccccctaaagatggcaaccgaaaaatagtttttaatttgtgagaagtttataattgtttttttttttgttacatttattCTATATTTGTACCAGTTTCCAACATAAATAACATTTTGACATCCGCCTCTTGGATAAATTTAAGGTAGAAAATTATTCCAGCCTCCACAACTCAGGCGTATTATCTGTTgatcatttttttctcaaaaccggtgaattttagcaaaaaatTAAGAGAGAACTAATTTTTTCGCAACTTTTCATATTCATTGCTTTCGAAATAAGTTTTTTGTATGTGAAGATGAAAATCcataatgattttttcattacaattaTGGTGATTCCCAATACAATAAGTACATTATCGTTGAACATAAATATTGTTGCTAGGTCACTAAAAGTTGAAACCTTCATTGATAAAAAGTGTAATCATAATGTAATAAAGGATGGTTGTACCATAAATTAAGTGATTATAGTTGATGCAAATTTTTGTGTGTTTCGGATTGGCAACGAATTTGAGGTGCTGAAAAAATAGAAAACGTCATCAATGACCAACTAAAATCATGAAATAGGTGTAATATTATCACTGCACTTAATAAGTCCCGGTCTCTGCAATTGAAAACACGTTTTTTCTTGAAGAACGTTCCTTtaacttttcaatacattttcgaAGAAAGATTcgtcggcaatcacttcttcattaaagTCAAATTTGAAGTTAGCCTACAGCATGTTAACCGCTGGTGCACATTTGCAATTCTGATAGGatcttttgaaaattgattttaaggagaaaaaagtggtatgacAATGACGGTGCCATCTGCGCGTTAGTCTTATTGAGTGGAGTGTTAGCTATTGTAATTCGCACCTATCTTTGGAATAGAATATATAATGCATTCTATAAATAGATGATTTTCCGGTCAGAATGTTTTGCGGTATAATTCACGAAGATCAGTACATGTAACCTCACTGTCTGGTGGTATCTTGCCTAATCATTGCTAATGGAATCTTGCGAAAATAtctcgtattgaaaaaaatgaatatcacAACTTTcgaacattttcaatttttggaaaaatctagtttttttataatttcctaGAAAAACGAAATATGACACAAAATCATGAAATACTTTCTAACAGGCCAgtagaaaagtccccggtctaccatattaaaatacatttttttttggaaaaatttgatcttatatttcaacatagttgccttcgagggcgatacagcgattatagcgatctttcaacttttcgataacatttttgtagtacgatttgtatttcgcttcaaaataggtctcaatttcggcgattacttcttcattggcgctaaatttatttccagcgagaattcttttaaggtctgagaacaagaaaaagtcactgggggccagatctggcgaatacggtggatgcagaagcaattctaaCTCCAATTcatgccattgttttcattgatttgtgacacggcgcattgtcttgatgaaacagcacctttttttttattcaattggggccgttttttaagaTTTCATCcgttaaacgatccaataatgctatatcaaattcgctgttgatgttctggcccttttggaggtaatcaatgaatattataccttgcgcatcccagaatactgatgccataaccttgccagctgactgttatgtttttcctcgctttggatggttcatcgtgtgcagttcactcagctgactgtcgataggactccggaatgaaatgatggagccatgtttcatccattgtcacatatcgacgcaaaaattcagatttcttgcacttgaacagcttcaaacactgctcagaatcattaacacgttgttgcttttgatcgattgtgagctcgcgcggcacccatctTGAACactgctttctcatgtacaaatattcgtgaatgatatgatgatacacgttcaaattatatcttcacaatcaactccactttacggtcattcaaaattattttgtgaactcttttgattttttcgtcggtgcaGCCTCTTTTAGGCGTCCACTACGTTCCCGTCttgggtgctcatttcaccacgtttgaacttagcataccaccatcaatgatggttgattttcctggtgcataccccggaaactcttcatcaagccaagattttgcttcaactgtattttttccttcaaaaagcaatattttatcagcacacgaaattctttttttttttcatcttttttcaaataacaaaagtagctacactcacaacgcaatatctcataaactaatggtcggactgctgttaaattttaacacgtatcgtttgataatcattgagaactctacttATTGGCTATCAAATGAGGAAATAAGCGCAGTATtgatatttgaatgaataatctcattttgaacacgtAATAGAGTTCTGATTATCATAAACTCAGTACTTACCTCCATTCTTCTAGAATTCACTTCAAAATCTCAtctgaataaattcattaatttccaaGTTATAGGGATTTTCCAAAGGCCCTACAGATATAAACATTTGGAACAAATTTAATTTAGCGAGTCAATCTCCCAAGGATGAATTCAGAAATTGAttagatttttttaaataattgtaGCCTTAAAAATTCTatacaaaatttgataatttcttgTCAACAAATTGCACTTCaatataatggactagttttcatttttttgttaagaattaattctgaaaatttaagtaaaatgaaacaaaaatgtggaagaatcattgaaatatctacagaaatgaaaaagttatggaactttgaagttgcgcttggaagaataatttcatagtacgtgtaagtggcgtgacgtcacacactagacgactggtattcgcagagtgcttacgaattcattgctgtacaatcacttgtgccgttcgtgtcgtgttttgttcgttacacgatggctgaaataacttactatatacatacatataaattacttttttctctttttactttttactcctcacttaaatatgttttgccattgatagacttcaacaaccagtactcaatgTTTATGTACTGTTTATGAAACGGttcttaaataaatcatcgttataagttgaacaatGATGAAGccaactcaaaagtagatacttacttgaaaagttcaactccttttatttcagcactgacataagatggatttgaagaaaaaaactccatcattgcgaatatatctattttaggcaaattgtcactttgtcctttcacgaagccttcttccattatggtgacataaaaacaaaactcgagttaaaactacactgtacaactacaaacggtgcgagagccttggcgcggctaagtatttaaaagtaatttatggtgtagcgatcacaggcaagtgccgtgacgtcacagaccaaagacgttccgcgctaaaatacataaatttaaataatctatttctcagtcatttattgatggattttcaaaatgttttcactgatttatcagttttgctctatattttaattctatcgtgtcaaatatagtattatcaacatcactaaactagtccattctctGTTTCTTCCAGGATTTATTGCGTTGGTTGGTTACATACCACCGATTCATCTCCTTCTGCCTGTATTGTGGAGGGTTCGTCTGGTTTGTCCTCAGTCTGGTAAAAAAGTACTACATGAAGCAATTCTCCCTGTTTGCTTGGACACATGTAGCTCTATTGATTGTGGTAACGCAGTCCTATCtgatcataaaaaatattttcgagggacTGATCTGGTTCATTGTACCTGTATCCATGATTATATGCAACGACATTATGGCATACGTTTTCGGATTTTTCTTCGGAAAAACTCCACTCATCAAATTATCACCCAAAAAAACTTGGGAGGGATTCATTGGAGGTGGTTTCTCAACAGTGGTTTTTGGATGTTTGGTAAGTGTCAATGAATATTTACCGAACGAaagattcattcaatttttgtttttgcagATTTCGTACTTTATGTGCCAGTTTCCTTACTTCGTGTGTCCAATTGAATACAGTCAA includes:
- the LOC123677662 gene encoding phosphatidate cytidylyltransferase, photoreceptor-specific encodes the protein MSEVRKRKDSDPKPLESAESDHIDSEDDKLELKTQMDLSHTIPSGTDKAPTTLEWVMQDLPDKWKNWIVRFVFTLIMIVFFGLVIYGGPLALMITTLVVQVKCFQEIINIGYAVYRIHGLPWFRSLSWYFLLTSNYFFYGENLVDYFGVAINRTDLLRWLVTYHRFISFCLYCGGFVWFVLSLVKKYYMKQFSLFAWTHVALLIVVTQSYLIIKNIFEGLIWFIVPVSMIICNDIMAYVFGFFFGKTPLIKLSPKKTWEGFIGGGFSTVVFGCLISYFMCQFPYFVCPIEYSQSLGRMTMDCEVSVLFKPAEYNLPSCFSGLNLIGIPTTITAYPFVLHSLSLSLFSSVIGPFGGFFASGFKRAFKIKDFGDVIPGHGGIMDRFDCQFLMATFVNVYISSFIQTDSPQKLLAQVLYLKPEQQLQLFNMLRESLENRSILDPLPITD